The genomic segment CATACAGTTACTTTTCTCACCTGCTCAGGGGCCATATATGTAGGGGTTCCTCTATTCACTGTTCTCTCCATGTTCTCATCATTGTGATCCTTCTCAGTAGTGACAAGACCAAAGTCTGCAATCTTTAAGTTTCTGCCCCCTTTGAACAGAATGTTGGATGGCTAATGGGACAAAGAAATAGACATGTAGCTTTACGCCTGGTGtgcagtaataaataaataaataatcttaTTGAATGTCAGGTTTCATCAGTTCACTATAAACAATCCACCTTATTTAATCCGTCCTACAAATACACGCTGCCTAATAAAGTGTCCATTGAGTGAGCGTATTTTAATAAGCAGCAGATAAACTGTTGTAAAGACTGGCTCAccttcaggtctctgtggaTGAACATCTTAGAATGAATGTACTCAACTCCACAGACAATTTGTAAAACAAAGTCAAGGCCTTTTATGCTCCTCTTGTTTGGCAGCGAATTTCTTACACCCAGGGTGTTACATTCATCTATCCAGGCTTTAAGTGTTTTGGTGTCGCACAGGTCCATTTGAATATATAGAAACGTTGTAGCCAGAGAACTTTCCGACCTGTAAGATTGAGAAAACAATACACAAGTACTGTATTGAAATATACAGCTATacaaaaaactataaaaacaagCTTCAGTCAAATAAATACTGTGAAGTGCTCCAACTGTCGCCCGCACTGTCCCATGGACATCCGGTGTCGTCCAGCCAAGACGAGAAATAGCGAATGACGTTAGAGTGCTCCAGCTCACACAAGGCCTGCACCTCCCGCAGAGCTTTTTTGCTGCTAATAGTAGAAAGACATGTCAGACCATATCAGTAAATGAGAAAAATTtaatcaaattaaaacaatgctAAACTTACTCTTTACAGGGGACAATCTTTATAGCAAAGAACTTGTTCAATACTTTTTCTCTTGCCTTGACAACATGGCCAAACCCTCCTTTACCCAGAGGCTCAATGGAGTCAAATTCTGATTTGTTCCTGTTGACACACATGGACATGTCTCTTGTATTGTTAATTCTTAGTACACAACCACTCACATCCATAAAAATGTCACGTTGTTTTCCATACCTAAATGTAACACCAAGATTGTTTCCTGTATCAGAAACCACTGTGTCCTTAATAACACAGAAATAATGGTTTAGATCATAAATTGCAGGAAAAAACTACAGGGATTTACAGTAGTAGTATCAATAATGATTATAAGTGATATAAGACCTGAGTCTTGGGAGGGTTTGTTTCAACACAATCGCTTCTTGCTGTCACCTTTGTTGCTGTCATCTTATTTGTCTTATTGGATTCACCATCACTAAAGTCTCTAGGAGAATAAAAGGCAAATATTAGTATAACAcattgacaaaaaaaacatggaaatcACTCAATGTCTTACAGTATTGTGCGTGGTGTAAGCAGCTGTTCAAAAGCTTCACACAAAGCTGAACAGGGCACCTGaaacagaaatgacacattGGTTTGCACATGTCATAATATggacattcaaaataaaaaaactcaaaaactcCCCCACAACCTACCTCTGCAGTTCTACTGCCATTTATCCCATGATAAGCAAGCTTAGCAGCTTCTTCCTTGGCTTCcttctttgtttttccagagGCTAATGGGTACTTCGTACCACCAACCACATAACTACAACATCTGACATCAAGTAGAGCTTGCTTTAAAGCATTTAATATGACAAGTAAAcaaaaagaatttaaaaaataagCAGCATGGAGACTTACGGTGAAGAATTCCTTGATTTCAGTCTTTGTGTCTCAACAGCTTTTATAAACATCCTGTTCTTCTGAGCGTATTCATTGAGCAGACGTCTATAGTTGAGTTTAGGTATAATTCCCTGATGaaggaaatatatatatatatattactgttACTTTCCAAGACAACGACCCTGTTGATAAAACTGCACCATATCTTACCACTGGCCTCTGATTTTCCTTTTCACTCAAACTACTCAGGGCAATTTTAGCTGCATTCTCCTCGGCTTTCTTTTGGTTCTCCCCCACACCATTGTCAAAATATTGACCATTGATAACTGCCCGGTAGATGAATCTGAcgataaaaaacaaacagacaaccaTTTCAGTCATCTGTGTTTCCAGTTATGTATTCTCCATGTAGCATAGTtttgcctcacacacacacacacacacacacacacacacacacacacacacacacacacacacacacacacacacacacacacacacatcatataTATCATACATCATACTTGTAAGCCTGGTTAGACTGGCAAATATCTGCATTTTGGCATTTTAGGCAGCAAATCTGTGTGGCCTACACATACAAGGTCCAGGGGAGCCCAGGCCTTGTATGTGTAGTTATTGGTTTCTACCTTGTGGCCCCACTACCTAAGTGTGGGAACTTAAAAGTGTAACGCCAAATCCTGATGAGTGGGTTAATAATTGTCAGCATTCTAATGTAGGGTTCCCTGCAGCTGTGGTACATACAGCAGATTATATTCCTATAATATAATTATCGTTCCATGCAACTTGTTTGACCACAGTTTACACAGAAATTAGCAAAGATGAGGAAGGGCAAAAAAGAGTCCATTTAAATCTGAAGAAATTTAAAGGTCAAAAAATGTCATTGCGAAAGTGAAACCTACAAAGTTAAACACGCAGTTGTAGAGTTGTTTAAGAAGTGTATGAAATGTTGTTTATTTCTTCGGCTGTAACATTAAATGCTGATGTGATTAAAGGTGCACGTGCTTTGCCTAGAAACACTTCCATATAAAATAGAATGGAAGGTCGGGTATCAAGTTATCAAAATGTACTGCACGATCTCACCTATCGCCATTATGCTCTACCCTTTGGAATTCCAGGGCTGATCCAGTCGTTCGCGCATACTTCTTAAGTCTCGCAGTACACTGTTTTCCATCCATAATGACAAATCACTTCTTAATGTATGGGCAAAACGTGGGCGTCACTGCAGGACTTTAATATTTGAATTTGATTTCCCCGCCATTTCCTCCAACGGATAGGACCGGTTAACTTAACTTGACTGGCTGCTTCTCTTCCCATTCCTTCCTAACGCCAGtcttgtttctgattggtcacaagctaagtcagtctaactttcacttcctgtttttacctgGGGGCTAAAAATAGCATAGCCCGTTCCTGCGCTAATCAAAATATTAAGGGCTATTTAACGAAGGGTTTTATCAGAGACGGGTCTTGTAGAAGCGTCGCTACCATTTTCAGCTGCTTGGAGACCGAACAACGTGGTTGGTGCTTGGATAGAAACCTGAAagaaaactgtgtttaaatgcttgGTGAACTGACTCCGCAAGGATCTCTAGCTCACGGATCGTTCGGTAGACGGACTTACTATTTAATGAGGCCAaactaagtactgtactgtacagtagactGTGTCTAAGCACCAACTACCTTGTTCGGtagccaaacagctgttcagctcCGCGAAGTCCTGATAAGATCGCTCTTCCCTCATCTTATTAACGAGTAGACTCCGTCCCACTGAGTCCTGCttctttcagtttcagtttggGCGTCCGaatatttaatgttaaaatatgttgaCAGCATATCGAGGCTTGCATCCAGTGAAAACCTTTTTATGAATAGCCCTCAAATTTATGATCTTCtattaacattcagttcaagttGAATTACTGCACAGCAAACTCCAGGCTTTGTAATGAACTCAGTTCAATTTTACTGTATCCTCCATGTGAgaccactgaacaaactgtagagcTGAGTTGCAGTAACTTCTTGCTCGGAGCTGGTCTGAAATTAATCTGAGTTGAATTTCCTCTgccatactgtaatatttataacTCAAGTAACACTCTTTAATAGTGTAATGCCTTAGATTGagttcacaaaataaaaaacaaacacagcatgaatATACCTGTATGTAATCTTTAACGATTTAATATACcagttaaagcagctgctgttatggCAGATAAATGGGAAAATGTGTGCTTTAACATACCTATCTGCAATtaactaaaaaaaactatttataaCTGTGTCTATGCCAAATCACCCTGCATTTGGTTGcagaaaactattttactgGAAACGGGTATATAGACTGACAAAATAGAAACATAGTAGTTCAGGGGTCAGCGCTGTACTGGGCTGTGCTCTGGATGCAATACAGGACGTGGGTGACAGAAGGGTCCTGTCAAAGCCAACATCTATCCTGGACCTTGactttcacccactgcaggatACACCGTCACAGCTCTACCTCCCTCCCACCTCTCGGAAGATCTTACTACAACTTGGTGCCCAGAAGGGCTTGAGGGTGAAGAGGCTAAAGACTGCTATGGGAAGAAGCGGGAGTTGAAATTCCAACAAAACAACATGAAAGAGGTTGGAGGGGGTCTGAAGACCATCACTGGTTTCAGACCAGCTAGCAGTGAAGTTGATGGTAGTGGGGCTAAGGCCAATGAGTTGAACTTGTTTTTTAACAGGTTTAATGTCGGAACATCTAGGAGCTCTCCTGACTCTTGTCTGCGATCACAGTCACTTCCCCTGCTTCTATCTCCAGATAATGCCTCCAGCAACTGTAGTCGTCCTCCATCGCTTTCTCCTGATAGCTCTTCCTGGTCTTTTTGGACTGAGAGTGATGATTCCAGttacctccctcccccctgcaATCTGCACTTTTTACACCCCTTCAAGTGAAAAGACAGCAACACAGTAAACTCCCTAAAAGTAAGGCTGCTGATGGCGTCAGTACACAGGTTCTTAAAGTCTGTGCTGCCCAGCTTTGTGGAGTGTTTCACCATTTATTTATCCTGAGTCTGAGTCTCATGAGAATGCCAGTGCTTTGGAAAACATCTTGCCTAGTTCCTGTGCCAAAGACACCACGTCCCAGGGGATCCTCGGATTACTGACCCGTGGCAGTTACATCCTTACATCACATATTATGAAGACCTTTGAGAGACTGATCCTGGAGCAACGCCGACCAATAGTTAGGCCCCACCTGGACCGTGTCCAGTTTGCCTACCAGCCCTGGCAAGCCAGCAAGCACATAGAGAATAATGAAAATAAGTAAGAATAATGACTTTTCCAGTGCTACGATCAGACCAGCTCTTCTGGGCAGGAAACTGACCGCGACAGCAGGTTGATTTTCTCATCATGTCCTGGATTGATGACTACCTGACCAGCAGGCCACAGTTTGTATGGTTGCACCATgctgtgtcagacacagttGTGTGTAGCACTGGTGCTTCACAAGCGACAgtcttctctccttttctcttcacCCTTTATACAAAGGACTTCAGCTACTTGACAGCCTTCAGAAGTTTTCTGATGATTCTGCTATAATTGGATGTATTAGTAAGGATGATGAGTCAGAATACAGGGCTGTGGTTGATAACTTTGTCACTTGGTGTGAACAGAACCACTTGCAGCTTAATGTGGCGAAGACTAAAGAACTAGTAGTGGACTTGAGGAGGAACAAGGCACCGGTGGCTCCAGTTTATATACAGGGACACAGTGTGGAATTTGTAGAGGACTATAAATATCTGGGAGTATTTATTGACAATAAATTTATCTAGGCCAACTATGCTAAGGTTGTTTTATGAGTCTGTGGTTACCGGTGCTATTCtgtttgctgctgagatttacaGACAGAAATAGGCCCAACAAACTCATCAGTAAAGCAAGTGACATTGTAGGAATGGAGTTAGACAATTTAACAGTAGTGTCCAATAGGAGACTGCTGTCTAAGCTACAAGGGATTTCTGAGAATGGTCCTCATATGCACAACATCCTTGTGAAGCATACTGTGGCCATCAATCTTTATAACTTCTCCCTCTGCGATCTCTGTGTGTGATCAAATaccattatttttttataactaTATTGGTTAACCATATTGTAACTTTATATatgtttatgtatatgtatatattttttatttatatttctttaTATGGTCTGTTTTTGTATGTGCAACTTTTTATTGAGCATCTGGGATGAAAGTAATTTCCCATCtgggataaataaagtatttctattctattctattctattctattctattctattctattctattctattctattctattctattcgtGAATCAAACTGGCATCCTGAGCAGCTGTGCATGACGTTTCCGCTTGAATAAGAATGTCACAAGGTTAGTGTATGGAAATAGAACAAACACTTTATGATCTTGTATGTCTTAACACCCACTATATTTTCTCCCCCATCACCTGTGATAGAGTAAAATACAGGTACACAGTGCTACTACAGTAGAAAGGAAGTCATATCACAGTATACCATTGTTAACCTGTTCCAAATTGAAACAAAAGGAAATCTTGTCTCCTACATTTGAATTTTATATCTAGACCCAAAGCAGAGGTTATAatacttttgtttaaaaaagaatATATCATTACAGTTATAGCTGCTCTTTGTCTGAAGCTTTTTCCTTTATGAAATAGTCTAAtctttgtttaatatataatatgataggTTCAAAAAAATACATATTCAACACTGAACTATAGGCTTATAGTTCCACATCTGTTAGAAAATTCATAGACAAATAAGTTACAATCAAATCTAATCTGCAAGTAAAATTGTTCAGGTTTCCTATTTAGGAAAAATTATAAAAATGAgacatgacattcatttttcaaagctGCTACAACATGATGTAATTGTTGATTAAATGCTAATAAAAGCAATTCATAACCCGTTTTCATGCTGAACTGTTTTGATAATTCCATTATATCACAGCCATCAGGACATACAATCTCATGACACATAAACTCAGACAGTCACATTTCTCAGTAGCAGCTGTTGCTGAGTCCACTTTTCCACCTCTGCCTTCACAGAACACGCTTAAGGTCGGTCTTCTGGCCTCTCACTCAGCATCTGCTTCATTATTTGTgcctgcaaaaaacaaacaagcaaagatGGAAAATCTTTACCAGCACTATGTGATGTTGGTGTCTGACAtgtacattcatttttatttgcttgACAGCTTTTTCATTAGCAGCTAACCCTAACAATACAACTAACTAACTAGTAATGACGTGGATGAAAACACGTCAGTACATAAAATTAATGGCACTTTCAACATCAAAACTACCTACAGCATCAGATTGTATAGGTTTAAAATCACTGGCTGTCAGCCTGTGATCACCACAACTGACTGACATGTACAATACTGTTAGACATGGGAAGAGTATGATCATCTACCTCCTGGAAAAAAGAATCTCTAAATGGTTCAGGGAACTTCTGACATCTGACGTTCCCCCAAGTCTGACATTCATGCcgagataaaaagaaaatgaacatGTTAGTTGGTTTGAAATGAACAAAGAAATCAAATTCTGGTTAACAAGTAATATTAAACATGACTTAACAAGGTCTAGTATTGATCTGATGTTTGTGGTATATTTGCTATAAAAATCTACTCCTTGTGTCGCAGCACATAGTTTGTAAAGGGAAGTTAAACGTGAAAcctattaacaacaacaaaacacagtgttAGATTTTGTGTATGAGAAACTCACCTCCACTTTTTCATGGCTGGTAGACATTTTCCAAAGGAGTTCAAAGAAAATCAAGCCTAAAGCAAATATGTCCACCTTGTGATCGTACTCCGGATGATTCTTCTGTAATTAAACCAATACATCAACACTGTATTAGCAGGTGGCTATGAGTCAGATACCTAGAAGGAAAATGACTATTACTGCTATTACTGCTGTATTACTAAAGCATAACGAGGCCTCACCTGTTCTGGAGCCATGTAAGACTTGGTTCCAGCTTTGCTTCTCTTTAGCCGGTGTCCGTCATCAGCACGATCCTCAGCAGTGACCAGACCAAAGTCCCCGATCTTCACTGCTTTGTCATGTCCAAACATGATGTTATCAGGCTAACCAAACGACAGCAAAGCCAAAAAGAACATCTGATTAAGATCAAGGTGTAATGAAGGTGAGTATATAATTCATGTTATCCTTCCACCTTCAGGTCTCTGTGAATGAAATATTTGGAGTGAATGTACTCGACTCCGAGCACAATTTGCTGAGCGATCTTCAGgctctcctctcgtctcttGATGTCCTCAGTCCTCTGGTTCCTGTTCCTTATCCAGTTCCGAAGGGTTTTGGTGTCACATAATTCCATCttaatatataaatactgtGATGATGAAGCACTGGTAGACCtaaaaaagcaaataataaaacagacgCTCAGGCTTTGAGTAGATATGTGACGTACAGTTTAATAAGGTTCTGAAGGGACTTACTCAGAGCTCAGGCTGCCGGGCTCCTGTTTGTACGGTGAGTCCTCCAACCAACAGCTGTAGTATCTAACTATGTTGTGGTGACTGAGGTCTGACAGCGCCTTCACCTCTCGCAGAGCTTTCCTACATTATAGTGGTTCATTCATTAAAGCCATCTCTCATGTAATGTATTTTACTGAGCAAATGTACGCACGACTGCAGTTTTACTCACTCTTGATACTTGACAACCTTCACAGCACAACATGTGTCCAGCAGTTTCTCTCTGGCTTTGTAAACAGAACCGAAGCCTCCTTTGCCGAGGTGCTCAATAGAATCAAACTCTGCTGTGAATCTGTAGAGTCACAAACTGGTTTTAAGTAAAATGCTTCTACAACCAGCTTGATGGTGATTCACGTTCTCAAACCTGGAAGGAGTTGATGTTTTACTGACGCCAAGTTCTATCTCTTCATCCTTCAAGAATGACATAACTTCAGACAACATAATTATATTGCTGAGATTAATAACGTACCTGCTTCTTAGCTTTAAATGCCACAATTTCACTTCCCCTTTTTTGGACGTCTTCAGAGAACCTCTGGATGAAAACAGTGACGAGCAGCGATAAACCACAGCGGCACCAACAATACG from the Betta splendens chromosome 15, fBetSpl5.4, whole genome shotgun sequence genome contains:
- the LOC114870758 gene encoding LOW QUALITY PROTEIN: interferon-induced, double-stranded RNA-activated protein kinase-like (The sequence of the model RefSeq protein was modified relative to this genomic sequence to represent the inferred CDS: substituted 2 bases at 2 genomic stop codons), which encodes MDSSNYVAKLNEYSQKTRSQLNYKDLGSSGPGHDSELSLASTSCGDRASMTKSNANESSSHDEPMSISDFVVFRYSSNHPEEQMSLGSIKSPSPLPSAGSLKTSKKGEVKLWHLKLRSRYVINLSNIIMLSEVMSFLKDEEIELGVSKTSTPSRFTAEFDSIEHLGKGGFGSVYKAREKLLDTCCAVKVVKYQEKALREVKALSDLSHHNIVRYYSCWLEDSPYKQEPGSLSSEXVPSEPYXTVRHISTQSLSVCFIICFFRSTSASSSQYLYIKMELCDTKTLRNWIRNRNQRTEDIKRREESLKIAQQIVLGVEYIHSKYFIHRDLKPDNIMFGHDKAVKIGDFGLVTAEDRADDGHRLKRSKAGTKSYMAPEQKNHPEYDHKVDIFALGLIFFELLWKMSTSHEKVETWGNVRCQKFPEPFRDSFFQEFVIMDGKQCTARLKKYARTTGSALEFQRVEHNGDRFIYRAVINGQYFDNGVGENQKKAEENAAKIALSSLSEKENQRPVGIIPKLNYRRLLNEYAQKNRMFIKAVETQRLKSRNSSPCCSYVVGGTKYPLASGKTKKEAKEEAAKLAYHGINGSRTAEVPCSALCEAFEQLLTPRTILDFSDGESNKTNKMTATKVTARSDCVETNPPKTQDTVVSDTGNNLGVTFRNKSEFDSIEPLGKGGFGHVVKAREKVLNKFFAIKIVPCKDSKKALREVQALCELEHSNVIRYFSSWLDDTGCPWDSAGDSWSTSQSESSLATTFLYIQMDLCDTKTLKAWIDECNTLGVRNSLPNKRSIKGLDFVLQIVCGVEYIHSKMFIHRDLKPSNILFKGGRNLKIADFGLVTTEKDHNDENMERTVNRGTPTYMAPEQTCENIYDRKVDIFALGMICFEILWKISTSHERVEVLSNMRRQEFPEEFSQNFYSEYMIIRPMLNVKPEDRPEASAVRTTLEKSKHTLDTEETVRRSNRTI